Part of the Methylorubrum populi genome is shown below.
CGACCAATATCGAGTTGCACGCAACAGCGCCGAGGTCCTGTTGCGTAAGCCTATAGGGGCTCTTCGGTCGACAGACCGTCATCCACTTCGGCCGCGTCGAGGAAGGCCGCGCAGCCCAGGGGCATCGCCGCGAAGCGGATCAGGCGGCGCGCCGTGGCGGGCCGAAGACGCCGGTGAAGCCACCAGCTCTCGTCCGCCGTTTCGGGAGGAAGCGTCTCGCCGAAGCGCTGGGAGAGCAGCGCCTTCAGCACCGGCCAGGGATGATCGAGTCCGCGCAGGATCGCGGCGAGTGCCAGCGGCGCGGGGGCATCGAAGGCGGCGACGGCTGCGGTCAACGGGAGGCCGGCAGCGTGGGCGACGGCGGCGAGCCCGTCCTCGATGCGGTTCAGGGTCAGCCAGCGTTCGAGTTCGGACGATGTCGGACCGCGGCGCGCGCCGGCGAACCGGCGGCCGATGACGTCGAGCGAGGCGTAAAACCGCGCGACGCGGACGTCCGCCACCGGCTGGACCAGGGTGTCCGCCGCCCGGTCCAGCAGGCGGTCCGCCCCGGCGCGGTCTTCGGCGAGATCGGTCTCCAGCGCCTCGGCGGCCCGTCGGCGCATTTGCGTGAGAAGCACCGGGGTGAGCCCGGGCGGCAGGTCCGGCCGGCGGGCAAGACGCAGCGTCACCGCCTCCGTCCGCTCGGAATGCGCCATCAGATCGGCAAACCCGGTCTCGGAGAAGTCGGCGCCGGGATTGTCGAGCAGCCGCGCGGCGATGTGCCCATCGCCGTGGCGCAAAAGCAGGTTCGTCAGCGCCGGGGGCACCTTCGGCCGCGCCGCAAGGGCGCGGCGGTGCCCGTCGCTCCCTGAGGTTGCGACCTCGGCCAGGATGTCGTCGCCGAGACTGGAGCCGCCCGTGAGGAGCGGCGCCGCGACCTCGGCCGAGGCATCCCGGGCGAGCACCTGCGA
Proteins encoded:
- a CDS encoding DUF2336 domain-containing protein, with amino-acid sequence MLQSKLVLQSAELLTKRWSRLPPPDKPAFDALLVTLCGQIDAAARRAFAERLAPLRLGPPRTSQVLARDASAEVAAPLLTGGSSLGDDILAEVATSGSDGHRRALAARPKVPPALTNLLLRHGDGHIAARLLDNPGADFSETGFADLMAHSERTEAVTLRLARRPDLPPGLTPVLLTQMRRRAAEALETDLAEDRAGADRLLDRAADTLVQPVADVRVARFYASLDVIGRRFAGARRGPTSSELERWLTLNRIEDGLAAVAHAAGLPLTAAVAAFDAPAPLALAAILRGLDHPWPVLKALLSQRFGETLPPETADESWWLHRRLRPATARRLIRFAAMPLGCAAFLDAAEVDDGLSTEEPL